The Abditibacteriaceae bacterium sequence TGCGCACGCAAACAACGGTCAAAGCGCTCCGACGATGCAGTCGCTTCTCGATGCGCGCTGGGCGATGCTCAACATTGCGCTCGTCGGCTGGTTTTTTGCCCTCGCTTATCTCAAAACCGGAACGCTATGGTTTCCCATCGGCTTCCACGTCGCCTGGAACTGGTTCCTCGGCTGCATCTGGAGTTTGCCGGTTTCGGGCATCCAGGTTTTCCGCTTGCTCGATGTCACGGCCTCTGAAGACAGCACGCTTTCGGGCGGAGGTTTCGGCGCGGAAGGCAGCATTCTCCTCGTGCCAATTCTGGCCGCGATGATCTGGGTGCTGCACAGCCTGCCGAATCATCCGCAAGCGACGCGCGATCTGGCTTCGCTCACTACGCCGACAGAATTGCAGTCCGTTGAAGAATTGCCCCCGACGGAAGAACCAGAAGACCCGAACCGCCCGCGCTTGTTCAAAACTTCCATGCGCGCTGGAGCCGCACCGGAAATTCAAGGGCCGGAATTGGAAACTCTCGCGCGGGAACTGGAAAATTCGCGCCGTGCCGCTTTAAGCGCAGCGCAGCCCTCCATATCAACGGCGTCGCCGAATGCCGCGCCGGAACCGCATGATTTAGCGCCGAATCAATCGAACGTCGAACCGGTGCCCCGAATTACAATTCCGGCATCCGAAGAAAAAACAGCAGAGATTGAGTCGTCAGACGTGCCCGTTGTTGAGCAAGCAGTTGTCGAACCCGTGGACGTCGAAACGCCAATTATCGAAGCGCCGCGCCCGCAGCCGAAAAAGCCGCGCTGGTAAAAACAAAAGCGTACGGTCGAAATCGACCGTACGCTTTAACAAACACCATCCAAATTAGTTGACGAAAGCGCGATAAATCGCTTCGACGGCGCGCTGATAATCGTCACTTTGCACGCCGACGATGATGTTTATTTCGCTTGCGCCCTGCGAAATCATGCGCACGTTGACTTTGCCTTGATGCAACGCATCGAACAACGTTCCGGCTACACCAACGCGATGCGCCATGCCTTCGCCCACCGTCGCAATCAATGCGAGGCCGCCGATTTTCTCGACTTTATCCGGTTCCAGCGCCCGTTCCAGTTCGCGCAGAATCGCGTTTTCTTTTCCGGACAACTGTTCGTCAGAAACAATCACCGACATCGAATCGATACCCGACGGCATGTGCTCAAACGAAACGTCATGGCTTTCCAACACTTCCAACACGCGACGGCCAAAACCGCGCTGCTGGTTCATCATCGATTTCTCGATGTAAATCGTGGAGAAGCCGGTTTTGCCCGCGATGCCAACAATCGCGTCGGTCGATGCGTCGCGCGACGCGACAATGCGTGAGCCTTCGTCGTCGGGCTTGTTGGTGTTGCGAATCTGAATCGGGATTCCGGCTTCACTGGCAGGAAAAATTGTTTCTTCGTGCAAGACGCTCGCACCGGCATATGCCAGTTCGCGCAGCTCGCGGTAGGTCACTTCGGCAATCGGTTTCGGATTGGAAATCACGCGCGGATCGGCCATAAGCAAGCCGGAAACATCGGTCCAGTTTTCGTAAATCTTCGCGCCCACCGCGCGCGCCACAACCGCGCCCGTGATGTCGCTGCCGCCGCGCGGGAACGTTTTAATGTTGCCCTGCACGTCGCGCCCGTAAAAGCCCGGAACAACGTAACGACCGTCGCCGCTCATCTGCTCTGCAAGAAGCTCATACGACTTTTCATCGAGCATTCCGTCGGCGTCGAAGCGAATGCACTCGCCTGCGGGAACAAAGGTCGCTTCGAGAAACTGCGCGATAAGACACGCATGAAAATACTCGCCGCGCGAAGCCATCCAGTCGCGAGTCGCCAGGCTTTTGGGGTCGCCCGCCGCGAGTTTCGACAACTCGCTTTGCATTTCGACAAGCGGCGCCGCAACAGGCGCAACATGAAGGTCGCGCGCGATCTGGTCGTAGCGCTCGCGAATCAGTCGGAGTGGTTCGCTCGGATCGAGGCGCTGCGATGCCAGATGCCACGACGTGAGAAGCAGGTCGGTAATTTTCTGGTCGCTGCTGTTGCGCTTACCGGGCGCGGAAACAACCACAAAGCGACGATTCGGGTCGGAATTGACGATGTCGGCGACTTTGCGAATCTGGACGGCATCGGCGAGCGAGGTGCCGCCGAATTTACACACGATATTGGGGGAATCGGAATTCATCGCGGCTATTTTACCGCAACTTGAAGTACGGTCGATTTCGACCGTACTTCACGCAGCGCTTTAAGTGCGTTTGGCAACCAGCGCGCGAAACGGCTCAATAAGCGCCGGATCGAATTGCCTTCCGGCAGCGCGCTCGATTTCCTGCATCGCTTTCTCGACGGGCCACGCTTCCTTGTAAGGCCGCGCGTGCGTGAGGGCATCGAAGACATCAACAAGAGCCAACAAGCGGCCTTCAATCGGAATGCGGTCGCCGTGCAAACCGTTGGGATAGCCGCTGCCGTCCCAGCGTTCGTGGTGCGAAACCGCAATCGTTTGGGCCGTCATCACGAGTGGCGAGTGGCCGTCTTCGAGCATCGCGCCACCAATTGTAGTGTGCGCTTTCATGGTTTCAAATTCTTCGGGTGTCAGCTTTCCCGGCTTGAGCAAAATCGTATCGGAAATGCCGATTTTGCCGACATCGTGCAAGGGCGCGGCGCGCTGAATCACTTCGCACTGGCTTTCATCGAGGCTAATAGCGCGCGCCAGTTCGCCCGTCATGCGCCCGACGCGCTGCGTGTGTTGTCCGGTGTCGTCGTCGCGGAATTCGGCGGCCTGCGCCAAACGCTGCAAGACTTCCTGCTGCGATTCTTCGAGTTCGTGACGACTGCGCTCCAGTTCCTGAGTGCGTTCACGCACGCGATCTTCCAACTGCGCGTTTTGCTGGCCGAGCCGCTGGTAAAGAAAGCGGGTTTCG is a genomic window containing:
- a CDS encoding CPBP family intramembrane glutamic endopeptidase, whose protein sequence is MPAPRFHPFWRLLLCVLGVLAATILVFSIMNAALIASAQLSNRDAVDEAARFWGESKNLLLATALSYPLILLVLIVCRHTLDGRSVSSLGLRADGNLSFRPLAVRSFFGGAACGALAISFLFGLLWTTRSVRIEGFSPETFSGGALFALVMLLLYGALFFAVGFMEEILFRGYALHNLAAWLGIPLAIGIQAVVFAFAHANNGQSAPTMQSLLDARWAMLNIALVGWFFALAYLKTGTLWFPIGFHVAWNWFLGCIWSLPVSGIQVFRLLDVTASEDSTLSGGGFGAEGSILLVPILAAMIWVLHSLPNHPQATRDLASLTTPTELQSVEELPPTEEPEDPNRPRLFKTSMRAGAAPEIQGPELETLARELENSRRAALSAAQPSISTASPNAAPEPHDLAPNQSNVEPVPRITIPASEEKTAEIESSDVPVVEQAVVEPVDVETPIIEAPRPQPKKPRW
- a CDS encoding HD domain-containing phosphohydrolase, whose amino-acid sequence is MANDISDASVFGASSDQTFSQSVEAPSAEAWHKARVLVVDDEPMNVLLLQRVLAIAGYESVKAETDPHLVAAYCETWKPDVILLDLMMPGLDGFGVLEALRPQFARESYLPVLVLTADVSPEAKRRALAEGARDYLTKPFDHAEVLLRVRNLLETRFLYQRLGQQNAQLEDRVRERTQELERSRHELEESQQEVLQRLAQAAEFRDDDTGQHTQRVGRMTGELARAISLDESQCEVIQRAAPLHDVGKIGISDTILLKPGKLTPEEFETMKAHTTIGGAMLEDGHSPLVMTAQTIAVSHHERWDGSGYPNGLHGDRIPIEGRLLALVDVFDALTHARPYKEAWPVEKAMQEIERAAGRQFDPALIEPFRALVAKRT
- a CDS encoding aspartate kinase yields the protein MNSDSPNIVCKFGGTSLADAVQIRKVADIVNSDPNRRFVVVSAPGKRNSSDQKITDLLLTSWHLASQRLDPSEPLRLIRERYDQIARDLHVAPVAAPLVEMQSELSKLAAGDPKSLATRDWMASRGEYFHACLIAQFLEATFVPAGECIRFDADGMLDEKSYELLAEQMSGDGRYVVPGFYGRDVQGNIKTFPRGGSDITGAVVARAVGAKIYENWTDVSGLLMADPRVISNPKPIAEVTYRELRELAYAGASVLHEETIFPASEAGIPIQIRNTNKPDDEGSRIVASRDASTDAIVGIAGKTGFSTIYIEKSMMNQQRGFGRRVLEVLESHDVSFEHMPSGIDSMSVIVSDEQLSGKENAILRELERALEPDKVEKIGGLALIATVGEGMAHRVGVAGTLFDALHQGKVNVRMISQGASEINIIVGVQSDDYQRAVEAIYRAFVN